The following proteins come from a genomic window of Halomarina ordinaria:
- the rqcH gene encoding ribosome rescue protein RqcH, translated as MERKRELTSVDCAALVTELGAYEGAKVDKAYLYGEDLLRLKLRDYDEGRLELLVEVSDDVKRAHLSAPERVPDAPGRPPNFAMMLRNRVSGADFAGVEQFGFDRILTFHFEREDGDTYVVAELFGDGNIAVLDENREVMGCLETIRLKSRTVAPGALYEYPSARLDPFDVPFEGFVERMEDSDTDVVRTLATQLNFGGLWAEELCTRAGVEKTKDIADATEADYERLFDAAERLETTLRTGAFDPRVYYADPDDGDEDADPVRVDATPLAMEDREGQHVEQFPNFNAALDDYFYHFEAETGDGGGVESARPDFDEEVAKYERIIAQQEGAIEDFDEQADAEREKAETLYARYDLVAEVLDAVQSARAEDVPWDDIEARFAEGREQGIEAAEAVENVDGANARVTLDLDGTSVTVDATTGVEKNADRLYQEAKRVEEKKQGALEAVEDTREQLAAVKRRREQWEAPEEDDGEGEGEDEEVDWLSRRSIPVRRDEQWYERFRWFRTSDGFLVLGGRNADQNEELVKKYMERGDRFFHTQSPGAPVTLLKASEPSEPTRERDLPERSLEEAAQFAVSYSSVWKEGLYAADVYMVGPDQVSKTPESGEYVEKGSFVIRGERTYFEDTPVGVSVGITCEPQTQVVGGPPSAVEPRAATSIRVEPGRYAQNDAAKLLYREFRERFADTSFVRKVASPDRIAEFLPPGGSRLADD; from the coding sequence ATGGAGCGAAAGCGAGAGCTCACGAGCGTCGACTGCGCGGCCCTCGTCACGGAGTTGGGGGCGTACGAGGGCGCGAAGGTCGACAAGGCCTACCTCTACGGGGAGGACCTCCTGCGGCTCAAGTTGCGCGATTACGACGAGGGACGCCTCGAACTGCTCGTCGAGGTGAGCGACGACGTGAAGCGCGCGCACCTCTCGGCCCCCGAGCGCGTCCCCGACGCCCCGGGACGCCCGCCGAACTTCGCGATGATGCTCAGGAACCGCGTCTCCGGGGCGGACTTCGCCGGCGTCGAACAGTTCGGCTTCGACCGCATCCTCACCTTCCACTTCGAGCGCGAGGACGGCGACACCTACGTCGTCGCGGAACTGTTCGGTGACGGCAACATCGCCGTCCTCGACGAGAACAGGGAGGTGATGGGCTGTCTGGAGACGATTCGTCTGAAGTCGCGCACCGTCGCCCCCGGCGCGCTCTACGAGTACCCCTCCGCACGGCTGGACCCCTTCGACGTCCCCTTCGAGGGGTTCGTCGAACGCATGGAGGACTCCGACACCGACGTCGTGCGGACGCTCGCCACCCAGCTCAACTTCGGCGGCCTCTGGGCCGAGGAACTGTGCACGAGAGCGGGCGTCGAGAAGACGAAGGACATCGCCGACGCGACCGAGGCGGACTACGAGCGCCTGTTCGACGCCGCGGAGCGACTGGAGACGACGCTCCGGACCGGGGCGTTCGACCCCCGCGTCTACTACGCCGACCCCGACGACGGCGACGAGGACGCCGACCCGGTGCGCGTCGACGCGACGCCCCTCGCGATGGAGGACCGGGAGGGCCAGCACGTGGAACAGTTCCCCAACTTCAACGCCGCCCTCGACGACTACTTCTACCACTTTGAGGCGGAGACGGGCGACGGCGGCGGCGTCGAGAGCGCGCGCCCCGACTTCGACGAGGAGGTGGCGAAGTACGAGCGCATCATCGCCCAGCAGGAGGGTGCCATCGAGGACTTCGACGAGCAGGCCGACGCCGAGCGCGAGAAGGCGGAGACGCTGTACGCCCGTTACGACCTCGTCGCGGAGGTGCTCGACGCCGTCCAGTCGGCCCGCGCCGAGGACGTCCCCTGGGACGACATCGAGGCGCGGTTCGCGGAGGGACGCGAGCAGGGTATCGAGGCCGCGGAGGCCGTCGAGAACGTCGACGGCGCGAACGCCCGCGTCACGCTCGACCTGGACGGGACGAGCGTCACCGTCGACGCGACCACGGGCGTCGAGAAGAACGCGGACCGCCTCTACCAGGAGGCCAAGCGCGTCGAGGAGAAGAAGCAGGGCGCGCTGGAGGCCGTCGAGGACACCCGCGAGCAACTCGCGGCGGTGAAGCGCCGCCGCGAGCAGTGGGAGGCGCCCGAGGAGGACGACGGCGAGGGCGAGGGGGAGGACGAGGAGGTCGACTGGCTCTCCCGGCGGTCGATTCCCGTCCGGCGCGACGAGCAGTGGTACGAACGCTTTCGCTGGTTCCGGACGAGCGACGGCTTCCTCGTCCTCGGGGGGCGCAACGCCGACCAGAACGAGGAACTCGTCAAGAAGTACATGGAGCGCGGCGACCGCTTCTTCCACACCCAGTCGCCGGGCGCGCCGGTCACGCTGTTGAAGGCCAGCGAGCCGAGCGAGCCGACCCGCGAGAGAGACCTCCCCGAGCGGAGCCTGGAGGAGGCCGCCCAGTTCGCCGTCTCCTACTCCTCCGTGTGGAAGGAGGGCCTCTACGCAGCGGACGTCTACATGGTCGGTCCCGACCAGGTGTCGAAGACCCCCGAGTCCGGCGAGTACGTCGAGAAGGGGTCGTTCGTGATTCGCGGCGAGCGGACCTACTTCGAGGACACCCCCGTCGGCGTGAGCGTCGGAATCACCTGCGAACCGCAGACGCAGGTCGTCGGCGGCCCGCCGAGCGCCGTCGAACCGCGGGCGGCGACGAGCATCCGCGTCGAACCGGGACGGTACGCCCAGAACGACGCCGCAAAGCTCCTCTACCGGGAGTTCCGCGAGCGCTTCGCGGACACCTCCTTCGTCCGCAAGGTGGCGAGTCCCGACCGCATCGCGGAGTTCCTCCCGCCGGGGGGGAGCCGTCTCGCGGACGACTGA
- a CDS encoding cold-shock protein: MATGTVAFFNDTGGYGFIESDDADEDVFFHMEDVGGPDLEEGQEVEFDIEQADKGPRAKNLQRL; encoded by the coding sequence ATGGCAACTGGTACGGTCGCCTTCTTCAACGACACGGGCGGCTACGGTTTCATCGAGAGCGACGACGCGGACGAGGACGTGTTCTTCCACATGGAGGACGTCGGTGGCCCCGACCTGGAAGAGGGTCAGGAGGTCGAATTCGACATCGAACAGGCGGACAAGGGTCCGCGCGCGAAGAACCTGCAGCGCCTGTAA